A window of the Fulvia fulva chromosome 3, complete sequence genome harbors these coding sequences:
- a CDS encoding Palmitoyltransferase pfa4: MLHVNNNSIAITATMSLAELPDLQRLSPPGVTLLVAFLALTSQWLFHYIEPGPLRKGDACLFNALVACLLVCYWRTCFTDLGRIPKDWSESVSNDSNLPKLVELDSTAQSNRWCRKCEAFKPPRAHHCKTCKRCVAKMDHHCVWTGRQRGLFICKRQVTSLSANCVSHVTIPHFIRFLCYTVVSMTYLEYFLYVRAALLWEKRALPSYLGPSAFQLGHLFALVGINSLILFALTLLLIRTLWSLAVNTWTIEGWEIERHHTLLRRARVLGGYLEGPDGIKVRIDHQEFPWDVGIWTNICQGMGTSNPLAWLWPFAQSPSGESGLSYPHNEIDDPSKPWPPPDPDRLFRVPRRTFKGDGFTKPWDMNEFRKRQEADTARYADVHDEYVVRRKTFHERLEEAQRQSSRSHHEENDEDAVEDDSEPEPEEPRGRPSKKDEGEESWRNKEGERLADFGVDEDAEFYDEDDLPLAELMRRRQAQ; this comes from the exons ATGCTACATGTCAACAACAACTCCATCGCCATTACCGCTACCATGAGCCTCGCGGAGCTGCCCGACCTGCAGAGGCTGTCGCCGCCCGGAGTGACTCTCCTCGTTGCCTTCCTGGCCCTCACCTCGCAGTGGCTGTTCCATTACATCGAGCCTGGTCCCTTACGCAAAGGCGACGCGTGCCTCTTCAACGCGCTGGTCGCGTGCCTGCTCGTATGTTACTGGCGAACATGTTTCACCGACCTCGGCAGGATACCCAAGGACTGGAGTGAGTCCGTGAGTAACGACAGCAATCTTCCCAAACTCGTGGAACTGGACAGCACAGCGCAAAGCAATCGGTGGTGCAGGAAGTGCGAGGCCTTCAAGCCGCCCAGGGCACATCACTGTAAGACGTGTAAAAG ATGTGTGGCGAAGATGGACCACCACTGTGTGTGGACAGGTAGGCAGCGTGGTCTTTTCATTTGCAAACGCCAAGTAACATCTCTTTCAGCTAATTGCGTTTCCCATGTCACGATTCCGCATTTCATTCGCTTTTTGTGCTACACGGTCGTGTCCATGACCTATCTGGAGTACTTCCTTTACGTTCGAGCTGCACTGCTATGGGAAAAGAGAGCATTGCCCAGT TACCTCGGACCATCAGCCTTCCAACTCGGACATCTGTTCGCTCTAGTCGGCATCAATTCACTGATCCTCTTTGCCCTCACACTACTGCTGATCCGCACGTTGTGGTCACTGGCCGTCAACACCTGGACCATCGAGGGCTGGGAGATCGAACGGCACCACACTCTTTTGCGCAGAGCGCGTGTCCTCGGCGGTTATCTCGAGGGCCCAGACGGTATCAAAGTACGCATAGACCACCAAGAGTTCCCATGGGATGTGGGCATCTGGACCAACATCTGCCAAGGAATGGGCACTTCGAATCCACTCGCGTGGCTCTGGCCGTTCGCGCAAAGCCCAAGCGGGGAGAGTGGGCTTTCTTACCCCCACAACGAGATTGATG ACCCAAGCAAGCCATGGCCTCCACCCGACCCGGACAGGCTGTTTCGAGTACCGCGCAGGACCTTCAAAGGAGATGGCTTCACGAAGCCCTGGGACATGAACGAATTCCGCAAACGTCAAGAAGCTGATACAGCTCGCTACGCCGACGTTCATGACGAGTATGTTGTCCGCCGCAAAACTTTCCACGAGCGACTGGAAGAAGCGCAACGACAGTCGTCAAGGTCACACCACGAGGAAAATGATGAAGACGCAGTGGAGGATGACTCTGAGCCCGAGCCTGAAGAGCCTCGTGGCAGACCGTCTAAGAAGGATGAAGGCGAGGAGTCTTGGCGAAACAAGGAAGGAGAACGTCTGGCGGACTTTGGTGTTGATGAGGATGCAGAGTTCTATGATGAGGATGATTTGCCGCTTGCTGAGTTGATGCGGCGTCGTCAAGCTCAATAA
- a CDS encoding RWD domain-containing protein 2A, which yields MASTASIEMLESQLHQIELLRAMYSPEELKVEEETDKILEQCRVWCENPSGTAPAVPEEISLRLTLPVSECDAKEISMNISIPMNISSRVDSDLAASRVRPIQPSWLTRAETAQLSTNMPSSDLSSAIDHIRDQASLQLSALSTVCRPPASDPNGVPKPLVRVCLYFPSISTRQKRNDIVTIAPTYSLTGFLLAGKPGILCLEGGAQDIDDYMKYIKTGSWGDIPSQLKKVSERHRETQDVRRVFEGMEETTDKLDKRGERSNRGDMRALEAWLVERGLEGVVGRVLM from the coding sequence CTCGAGTCTCAGCTACATCAGATCGAGCTGTTGCGTGCCATGTACTCACCAGAAGAGCTGAAGGTAGAAGAGGAGACTGACAAGATCCTCGAACAATGCCGAGTATGGTGCGAGAATCCAAGTGGCACCGCACCTGCCGTTCCTGAAGAGATAAGCCTGCGCCTCACGCTCCCGGTGAGCGAATGCGATGCGAAAGAGATCTCAATGAACATCTCCATACCCATGAACATCAGCAGCCGTGTAGACAGTGATCTCGCCGCAAGCAGAGTGCGCCCAATCCAGCCCTCCTGGCTCACCCGCGCAGAAACAGCCCAGCTCTCAACCAACATGCCCTCCTCCGACCTCTCCTCCGCCATCGACCATATCCGCGACCAAGCCAGCCTCCAGCTCAGCGCCCTTTCCACCGTCTGCCGACCACCCGCATCCGACCCGAATGGCGTTCCAAAGCCCCTCGTCCGCGTCTGCCTCTACTTCCCCTCCATCAGCACCCGGCAAAAACGCAACGACATCGTAACGATTGCTCCCACCTACAGCCTCACCGGCTTCCTCCTCGCCGGCAAGCCCGGAATTCTGTGTCTGGAGGGTGGCGCGCAGGATATAGATGATTACATGAAGTATATCAAGACGGGAAGTTGGGGGGATATCCCGTCTCAGCTTAAGAAAGTGTCTGAACGGCATAGGGAAACGCAGGATGTGAGGAGGGTGTTTGAGGGAATGGAGGAGACTACGGACAAGTTGGATAAGCGAGGGGAGAGGAGTAATAGAGGGGATATGAGAGCGCTGGAGGCGTGGTTGGTGGAAAGGGGATTGGAAGGGGTTGTGGGAAGGGTGCTCATGTGA